Proteins encoded by one window of Micromonospora coxensis:
- a CDS encoding pectate lyase: protein MRTRTPTPRRPLLLAVGAGATVAVLAAGMGTSAFAATVFSDNFDDGNYSGWSKSGGTWAVSGGVFSQSSAGSELARQFAGQTSWTDYQVQARVRPDGFGSSSALVGLAARSSSSTKMYRLALLGSGRAELQAVNGSQITAIGSASVGASAGTWYTLRIEATGSTIRGFVNGTQIASGSNSLVGAGRIGLVTAYAKGSFDDVAVDTAGSTPTTPPPTPTSSPTTPPPTTPPPTSTPPPSTSWPTPTASVKVDATTNVSGTFDGGMKRYYGIGDGGQSESQDPMFVLSAGATLRNVIIGAPAGDGVHCEGNCTLINVWWEDVGEDAATFRGGTTYTVDGGGARSASDKVFQHNGSGTVYIKNFRVQNAGKLYRACGNCSTSYQRHVVMDNIVATDTDVLAGINTNWGDTARFTRITADSGTRICVKYKGVPKGSEPTEIGEGADGVNCVYSPSDITWR, encoded by the coding sequence GTGCGCACCAGAACCCCCACACCCCGACGTCCACTACTGCTCGCGGTGGGTGCCGGCGCCACCGTCGCCGTGCTCGCCGCCGGCATGGGCACCTCGGCCTTCGCGGCCACCGTCTTCTCCGACAACTTCGACGACGGCAACTACTCCGGCTGGTCCAAGTCCGGCGGCACCTGGGCCGTCAGCGGCGGCGTGTTCAGCCAGTCCAGCGCCGGCAGCGAACTGGCCCGGCAGTTCGCCGGCCAGACCAGCTGGACCGACTACCAGGTGCAGGCCCGCGTGCGGCCCGACGGCTTCGGCTCGTCCAGCGCCCTGGTCGGGCTCGCCGCCCGCTCCAGCAGCAGCACCAAGATGTACCGGCTGGCGCTGCTCGGCTCCGGCCGGGCCGAACTGCAGGCCGTCAACGGCAGCCAGATCACCGCCATCGGCTCCGCCTCGGTCGGCGCGTCCGCCGGCACCTGGTACACGCTGCGGATCGAGGCCACCGGCAGCACCATCCGGGGATTCGTCAACGGCACCCAGATCGCCTCGGGCAGCAACAGCCTGGTCGGCGCCGGCCGGATCGGCCTGGTCACCGCGTACGCCAAGGGCAGCTTCGACGACGTGGCGGTGGACACCGCCGGCTCCACCCCGACCACCCCGCCGCCCACGCCCACCTCGTCGCCGACCACCCCGCCGCCGACCACTCCGCCTCCCACCAGCACGCCGCCGCCGTCGACCTCGTGGCCGACGCCGACCGCCAGCGTCAAGGTGGACGCCACCACGAACGTCTCCGGCACCTTCGACGGCGGCATGAAGCGCTACTACGGCATCGGCGACGGCGGGCAGAGCGAGAGCCAGGACCCGATGTTCGTGCTGTCCGCCGGGGCGACCCTGCGCAACGTGATCATCGGCGCCCCGGCCGGTGACGGCGTGCACTGCGAGGGCAACTGCACCCTGATCAACGTGTGGTGGGAGGACGTGGGCGAGGACGCGGCCACCTTCCGCGGCGGCACCACGTACACGGTCGACGGTGGCGGCGCCCGGTCCGCCAGCGACAAGGTGTTCCAGCACAACGGCTCGGGCACGGTGTACATCAAGAACTTCCGGGTGCAGAACGCCGGCAAGCTCTACCGGGCCTGCGGCAACTGCTCCACCTCGTACCAGCGGCACGTGGTGATGGACAACATCGTCGCCACCGACACCGACGTGCTCGCCGGCATCAACACCAACTGGGGCGACACCGCCCGGTTCACCCGGATCACCGCCGACAGCGGCACCCGGATCTGCGTCAAGTACAAGGGCGTGCCGAAGGGCAGCGAGCCGACCGAGATCGGTGAGGGCGCCGACGGCGTCAACTGCGTCTACTCGCCGTCCGACATCACCTGGCGCTGA
- a CDS encoding FG-GAP repeat protein, producing MTAVALFGISGEPASFLAAGPDGVTGGVENTSDEAVSLRKARESGKPVKVESLTSETTEVHALPDGQFRADIATGMQRFRRGGDWVPVDLTLKAAADGSVAPVAHPNDLRISGRQGEGAHELAAVGAGAQRVAMGWSGALPAPVLDGNRATYVDARPGVDLVVEATRTGFEQFLVVKNRAAATQVETVTFPFTGPGVAGSNRAKDGSIAITDRAGKQTAHIPAPLMWDAKKNTITGAPAVEKPVRTELTTRGDAVELTLAPDRAWLRDPATAYPVTIDPTVNPLGTTFDTYVRETVTTDKNQEADLQIGLLATTPATLTRSFLTWDTTVLAGKQINSATVSFWNFWSHTCTATSWEIWTTNPSTYTTTFTNQPTWDTVGPDARSTATAGGGSGCTSADAWSNIDGKTFFQKAATANKTRAGMGVRATDETVTAGFKQFRSREGANAAEDPKASVTYNSWPTVTARSTVPATSCVTGSGRPLVNTLTPQLKATVSDGDGTAMTVTFEWWAMNADIPIGSAVYSGVASGATAAATVPAGAFVDGGIYRWRVKAADGVSGSDTWSSFCEMQVYTTVTPTTGCTAGTDSDFNGDGVADVAIADPEATVNGHVRAGRVNVAYGGSTTVHTLHEGVTNVPGAAEPGDRFGTSISAYDHNNDGCTDLAIGVPNQIVGGQSYAGAVYVVLGSPAGLAQGAAPVVYHQDVTNVPDSPESNDWFGHSVAGSRTASGEPYLVIGVPGEGLPTGALAGMVHYLRGNLNLAMSQGSGTGFAGGIPGSAEIDDRTGYAVAASKHHWAVSSPGEAIGTEAFAGAVNVFGHTLTNGLPTLAAGLTQDATNVSNVSENNDNFGKSISIAPYRPVGSTSRDSLVVVGVPGEDLTVAATNTPAPDAGLVHRFHVTAANTYTELPEITYASEDGDYLGEKVVVVNTNPAAEGTNSTMFIAIGVPGENAGTTVDSGRVRVFPALANPIGEPITLHRSSGNMPGSATAGEILGTSLAATSQRLYVGTPYGTDAVYGFTWSDLAAGNEVPSSTWQPGVAGLPADKSTFGAAIS from the coding sequence ATGACGGCGGTCGCACTTTTTGGCATATCGGGCGAGCCGGCGTCGTTCCTGGCCGCAGGCCCGGACGGCGTCACCGGTGGCGTCGAGAACACATCCGACGAGGCGGTGTCCCTGCGCAAGGCGCGGGAGAGCGGTAAGCCGGTCAAGGTCGAGAGCCTCACGTCGGAGACGACCGAGGTGCACGCGCTGCCCGACGGGCAGTTCCGGGCGGACATCGCCACCGGCATGCAGCGCTTCCGGCGCGGCGGTGACTGGGTCCCGGTCGATCTCACCCTCAAGGCGGCGGCGGACGGCTCCGTCGCCCCGGTGGCCCACCCGAACGACCTGCGCATCTCCGGCCGGCAGGGCGAGGGTGCGCACGAACTGGCCGCGGTCGGCGCCGGCGCGCAGCGGGTGGCCATGGGCTGGTCGGGCGCGCTGCCCGCACCGGTCCTCGACGGCAACCGCGCCACCTACGTCGACGCCCGCCCCGGCGTGGACCTCGTCGTCGAGGCCACCCGGACCGGCTTCGAGCAGTTCCTGGTCGTGAAGAACCGGGCCGCCGCCACGCAGGTCGAGACGGTCACCTTCCCGTTCACCGGCCCCGGCGTCGCCGGCTCCAACCGGGCGAAGGACGGCTCGATCGCGATCACCGACCGGGCCGGCAAGCAGACCGCGCACATCCCCGCGCCCCTGATGTGGGACGCGAAGAAGAACACGATCACCGGCGCCCCGGCCGTCGAGAAGCCGGTCCGCACCGAACTGACCACCCGCGGCGACGCCGTCGAGCTGACCCTGGCCCCCGACCGGGCCTGGCTGCGCGACCCGGCCACCGCGTACCCGGTCACCATCGACCCGACGGTCAACCCGCTGGGCACGACGTTCGACACGTACGTCCGGGAGACGGTGACCACCGACAAGAACCAGGAGGCCGACCTGCAGATCGGTCTGCTGGCCACCACCCCGGCCACGCTCACCCGGTCGTTCCTCACCTGGGACACCACGGTCCTGGCCGGCAAGCAGATCAACTCCGCCACGGTCTCGTTCTGGAACTTCTGGTCGCACACCTGCACCGCGACCTCGTGGGAGATCTGGACCACCAACCCGTCGACCTACACCACGACGTTCACCAACCAGCCCACCTGGGACACGGTGGGACCGGACGCCAGGTCGACCGCCACCGCCGGCGGCGGCTCGGGCTGCACCAGCGCCGACGCGTGGTCCAACATCGACGGCAAGACCTTCTTCCAGAAGGCCGCCACCGCCAACAAGACCCGGGCCGGCATGGGCGTGCGGGCCACCGACGAGACGGTGACCGCCGGCTTCAAGCAGTTCCGGTCCCGCGAGGGCGCCAACGCCGCCGAGGACCCGAAGGCGTCGGTGACCTACAACTCGTGGCCGACCGTCACCGCGCGGTCCACCGTCCCGGCGACCAGCTGCGTCACCGGCTCGGGCCGTCCGCTGGTCAACACCCTGACCCCACAGCTCAAGGCGACGGTCTCCGACGGTGACGGCACCGCCATGACGGTGACCTTCGAGTGGTGGGCGATGAACGCCGACATCCCGATCGGGTCCGCCGTCTACAGCGGCGTCGCCTCCGGCGCCACCGCCGCGGCCACCGTCCCGGCCGGCGCCTTCGTCGACGGCGGCATCTACCGCTGGCGGGTCAAGGCCGCCGACGGGGTCTCCGGCAGCGACACCTGGTCGTCGTTCTGCGAGATGCAGGTGTACACCACGGTCACGCCGACGACCGGCTGCACCGCCGGCACCGACAGCGACTTCAACGGCGACGGCGTCGCCGACGTCGCCATCGCCGACCCCGAGGCGACCGTCAACGGGCACGTCCGGGCCGGCCGCGTGAACGTCGCCTACGGCGGCAGCACCACCGTCCACACGCTGCACGAGGGAGTCACCAACGTCCCCGGCGCGGCCGAGCCCGGTGACCGGTTCGGCACCTCGATCTCCGCGTACGACCACAACAACGACGGCTGCACCGACCTCGCGATCGGCGTGCCCAACCAGATCGTCGGCGGCCAGTCCTACGCGGGCGCCGTCTACGTGGTGCTCGGCTCGCCCGCGGGCCTGGCCCAGGGGGCGGCTCCGGTGGTCTACCACCAGGACGTCACCAACGTTCCGGACAGCCCGGAGTCCAACGACTGGTTCGGTCACTCGGTGGCCGGCAGCCGGACCGCCAGCGGCGAGCCCTACCTGGTGATCGGTGTACCGGGCGAGGGCCTTCCCACCGGAGCGCTCGCCGGCATGGTGCACTACCTGCGCGGCAACCTGAACCTGGCGATGAGTCAGGGCAGCGGCACCGGCTTCGCGGGCGGCATCCCCGGCTCGGCCGAGATCGACGACCGCACCGGCTACGCCGTGGCCGCCTCCAAGCACCACTGGGCGGTCAGCTCTCCGGGTGAGGCGATCGGCACCGAGGCCTTCGCCGGAGCAGTGAACGTCTTCGGGCACACGCTGACCAACGGGCTGCCCACGCTCGCCGCCGGGCTGACCCAGGACGCCACGAACGTCTCGAACGTCTCGGAGAACAACGACAACTTCGGTAAGTCGATCTCCATCGCGCCGTACCGGCCGGTGGGCTCGACCTCCCGGGACTCGCTGGTCGTCGTCGGCGTGCCGGGCGAGGACCTCACGGTCGCGGCGACGAACACCCCGGCGCCGGACGCCGGCCTGGTGCACCGCTTCCACGTCACCGCCGCCAACACCTACACCGAGCTGCCCGAGATCACTTATGCCTCCGAGGACGGCGACTACCTCGGCGAGAAGGTCGTCGTGGTGAACACCAACCCGGCCGCCGAAGGCACCAACTCGACGATGTTCATCGCGATCGGTGTCCCCGGTGAGAACGCCGGCACGACCGTCGACTCGGGTCGGGTGCGGGTCTTCCCGGCCCTGGCGAATCCGATCGGCGAGCCGATCACGCTGCACCGGTCGTCGGGCAACATGCCCGGCTCGGCGACGGCCGGGGAGATCCTCGGTACCTCGCTCGCCGCCACCTCGCAGCGGCTCTACGTCGGCACCCCGTACGGCACGGACGCCGTCTACGGCTTCACCTGGTCCGACCTGGCCGCCGGCAACGAGGTTCCGTCCTCGACCTGGCAGCCGGGCGTGGCTGGTCTCCCCGCTGACAAGAGCACCTTCGGGGCGGCGATCAGCTGA
- a CDS encoding DNA polymerase ligase N-terminal domain-containing protein produces MADRLEEYRRKRDAARTPEPVPRRPPRRRARAGEARFVIQQHHARALHWDLRLEHDGVLASWAVPRGLPRDSGRNHLAVHTEDHPMEYLDFHGEIPAGEYGGGTMTIHDRGTYRCEKWQDDEVVVVLDGERTRGRYVLFATGGRDGRDWMVRRTDPPPPGWTPMPELVRPMHTTPAARLPRDADAWGYELRWDGVRAMAYVSGGRLRLLSETDEDVTGTYPWLRGMAEALAPTEAVLDGVLVRIDGAGRVRRPSGRDGQFLIVDLLWLEGVGSADVPYAQRRELLDGLAPAGTHWQTPPWFPGTGAEALDTARAQRLPGVVAKRLDSVYEPGRRSRRWLSIDTS; encoded by the coding sequence GTGGCCGACCGGTTGGAGGAGTACCGGCGCAAGCGGGACGCCGCGCGCACCCCGGAGCCGGTGCCGCGCCGCCCGCCACGCCGACGCGCGAGGGCGGGCGAGGCCCGCTTCGTCATCCAGCAGCACCACGCCCGTGCCCTGCACTGGGACCTGCGGCTGGAACACGACGGCGTGCTCGCCTCCTGGGCGGTGCCGCGCGGCCTGCCCCGGGACAGCGGGCGCAACCACCTCGCCGTGCACACCGAGGACCACCCGATGGAGTACCTCGACTTCCACGGCGAGATCCCGGCCGGCGAGTACGGCGGCGGCACGATGACCATCCACGACCGGGGCACCTACCGCTGCGAGAAGTGGCAGGACGACGAGGTCGTGGTGGTGCTCGACGGGGAGCGGACCCGGGGGCGGTACGTGCTGTTCGCCACCGGCGGCCGGGACGGGCGGGACTGGATGGTCCGCCGCACCGACCCGCCCCCGCCCGGCTGGACGCCCATGCCGGAGCTGGTCCGGCCGATGCACACCACCCCCGCCGCGCGGCTGCCCCGCGACGCCGACGCCTGGGGCTACGAGCTGCGCTGGGACGGGGTCCGGGCGATGGCGTACGTGTCCGGAGGGCGGCTGCGGCTGCTGTCGGAGACCGACGAGGACGTCACCGGGACGTACCCCTGGCTGCGCGGGATGGCCGAGGCGCTGGCGCCCACGGAGGCCGTGCTGGACGGGGTGCTGGTGCGTATCGACGGCGCGGGACGGGTCCGCCGGCCCTCCGGGCGCGACGGCCAGTTCCTGATCGTCGACCTGCTCTGGCTGGAGGGCGTGGGCAGCGCCGACGTGCCGTACGCGCAGCGCCGGGAGCTGCTCGACGGGCTGGCGCCGGCCGGGACGCACTGGCAGACTCCGCCGTGGTTCCCCGGCACCGGCGCCGAGGCCCTCGACACGGCGCGGGCGCAGCGGCTGCCCGGGGTGGTGGCGAAGCGGCTCGACTCGGTCTACGAGCCGGGCCGGCGCAGCCGCCGCTGGTTGAGCATCGACACGAGCTGA
- a CDS encoding LamG-like jellyroll fold domain-containing protein, which yields MVGLAGLLSATAYVDAPESAPATAPVAALEESPVRDTEAEALLAAKALNQPVEVLAERSEYRDVFAQPDGTLIANEHNQAVRVLQNDAWVPADATLVAQPDGTYAPTAALLNMRLSPGGTTPLMVAERDSRVMTLTWPNPLPTPTVNGDQLVYPEVFQDVDLVAFVTVEGFSHVLVLKTPEAANLPELQNLRLGVTGEGLTIQETEDGGIVALDPATGNPVMEADAPTMWDSGSQEGGAVATSGLRSSAMTETEATGTEDPNEASARGPGETSQVAQVGLSYSQGTLSLTPDAAMLADPDTTYPVYVDPVWQGSTNSAWAMVDSGYPSEEYWKFDGKRHERIGRCPSSCNNSLVKRLFYRLSTPYAGKTILEAKFRVTLQHVYNSTARAAALYLMPGPIATTTNWSNQPGGSSWSTATHLDTNSPTSVQSTCTSTNQNTEWDAKVAVQTAVAKGWSNVTLGLKSVNESDSTHTKRFCDNAVLSVRYNRAPVIPNQSELTMSPGGPCVYGTNVPYTSEVPRLDAILRDPDHSSSHTEQVQAEFRVTYTPVGSSTPTVLLSKTAFKASGSKFSYYVPKTIPQNVTVSWDVRGGDGVSWGPWSSDGTRNVCQFIFDATSPTAPDVDSAQYLPGDAADTTSDCKDDDEWRGSIGVVGSFTFDSSATDVVEYQYNFDGGTYISVKPATAGGPVTINWTPDKEGPRQIFVKAVDAAKRASSPATCVFRVGKRPPVAQWPMADAAGSPRADNTRGPNDATVGSGVSFASTNNFGQWDRAAIFDGTSNAYMVTDTSVLADTSQSFAITGWFRVDDVNRRQVAVSQDGTGEPGFSLGVDQGLWFFRMPTNDVINLGEWKVTSAGVTTEWTFVTAIFDGPNKKISLQVGNNPVAERERRSLTRARGPLQLGRHTYKGGGYSDFWKGGMADVSVFDRPIVTEDSTGLQKQLLNRKAYWQLNTQTAGQSPEVGNGSPMVLSQPSLLFPTPTPLHRMVGTGHLRLAGVPEHYAQSTSALVDPTGSFTITARVRLTSSSVNHAMTAFSIKGPNNSAVIVRANSQGKWELAATTDDTAGAVFQKKETERAPRPVGAGDHLALVYDGYTRQLTLWVEGESTELEPLTVPFKPTSMSSIQLGRAFLGATAGEHLSGNIDEVRVYDGVADKVKIDKLRLIGEAPTI from the coding sequence ATGGTGGGCCTCGCCGGCCTGCTGTCCGCCACGGCCTACGTGGACGCGCCGGAGTCGGCGCCGGCGACCGCGCCGGTCGCCGCGCTGGAGGAGAGCCCGGTCCGGGACACCGAGGCCGAGGCGCTGCTGGCGGCCAAGGCGCTCAACCAGCCGGTCGAGGTGCTCGCCGAGCGCAGCGAGTACCGCGACGTGTTCGCCCAGCCCGACGGCACCCTGATCGCCAACGAGCACAACCAGGCGGTCCGGGTGCTCCAGAACGACGCCTGGGTGCCGGCCGACGCGACGCTCGTCGCCCAGCCGGACGGGACGTACGCGCCCACTGCCGCGCTGCTCAACATGCGGCTGTCCCCCGGCGGCACCACGCCGCTGATGGTCGCCGAGCGCGACTCGCGCGTCATGACGCTCACCTGGCCGAACCCGCTGCCGACGCCCACCGTCAACGGGGACCAGCTCGTCTACCCCGAGGTTTTCCAGGACGTCGACCTGGTCGCGTTCGTGACCGTCGAGGGCTTCTCGCACGTCCTGGTGCTCAAGACCCCCGAGGCGGCGAACCTGCCGGAGCTGCAGAACCTGCGGCTCGGCGTCACCGGTGAGGGGCTCACCATCCAGGAGACGGAGGACGGCGGCATCGTCGCCCTCGACCCGGCCACCGGCAACCCGGTGATGGAGGCCGACGCGCCGACCATGTGGGACAGCGGCAGCCAGGAGGGCGGCGCGGTCGCCACCAGCGGCCTGCGCTCGTCCGCCATGACGGAGACGGAGGCCACCGGCACCGAGGACCCGAACGAGGCGTCCGCCCGGGGCCCGGGTGAGACCTCTCAGGTCGCCCAGGTGGGGCTCTCCTACTCCCAGGGCACGTTGAGCCTCACCCCGGACGCCGCCATGCTCGCCGACCCCGACACCACCTACCCGGTGTACGTGGACCCGGTGTGGCAGGGCAGCACCAACAGCGCCTGGGCGATGGTGGACAGCGGTTACCCGTCCGAGGAGTACTGGAAGTTCGACGGCAAGCGGCACGAGCGCATCGGCCGCTGCCCGAGCTCCTGCAACAACTCGCTGGTAAAGCGTCTCTTCTACCGGCTCTCCACCCCGTACGCGGGCAAGACGATCCTGGAGGCCAAGTTCCGGGTGACGTTGCAGCACGTGTACAACTCCACCGCGCGGGCGGCGGCGCTCTACCTCATGCCGGGGCCGATCGCCACCACCACGAACTGGAGCAACCAGCCCGGCGGGTCGAGCTGGTCGACCGCGACGCACCTGGACACGAACTCTCCGACCAGCGTGCAGTCGACCTGCACCTCCACCAACCAGAACACCGAGTGGGACGCGAAGGTGGCCGTGCAGACGGCCGTGGCGAAGGGGTGGAGCAACGTCACCCTCGGCCTGAAGTCGGTCAACGAGAGCGACTCGACCCACACCAAGCGGTTCTGCGACAACGCGGTGCTCTCGGTCCGCTACAACCGGGCGCCGGTGATCCCCAACCAGTCCGAGCTGACCATGTCGCCCGGTGGTCCCTGCGTGTACGGCACGAACGTGCCCTACACCTCCGAGGTGCCGCGACTCGACGCGATCCTGCGCGACCCGGACCACTCGTCGTCGCACACCGAGCAGGTGCAGGCCGAGTTCCGGGTGACCTACACGCCGGTGGGCAGCTCGACCCCCACGGTCCTGCTGAGCAAGACGGCGTTCAAGGCCAGCGGATCGAAGTTCAGCTACTACGTGCCCAAGACCATTCCGCAGAACGTCACGGTGTCCTGGGACGTGCGTGGTGGCGACGGGGTGAGCTGGGGACCCTGGAGTTCCGACGGGACGCGCAACGTCTGCCAGTTCATCTTCGACGCGACCAGCCCGACCGCGCCGGACGTCGACTCGGCCCAGTACCTGCCGGGCGACGCCGCCGACACCACGTCGGACTGCAAGGACGACGACGAGTGGCGGGGTTCGATCGGCGTCGTCGGCAGCTTCACCTTCGACTCGTCGGCGACCGACGTCGTCGAATACCAGTACAACTTCGACGGCGGGACCTACATCTCGGTGAAGCCGGCCACCGCCGGTGGTCCGGTCACGATCAACTGGACGCCGGACAAGGAAGGCCCCCGCCAGATCTTCGTCAAGGCCGTGGACGCGGCAAAGCGGGCCAGCTCTCCCGCCACCTGCGTCTTCCGGGTCGGCAAGCGGCCGCCGGTCGCGCAGTGGCCGATGGCGGACGCGGCGGGGTCTCCTCGGGCGGACAACACCCGTGGCCCGAACGACGCCACGGTCGGCAGCGGGGTCAGCTTCGCCTCGACCAACAACTTCGGCCAGTGGGACCGCGCCGCGATCTTCGACGGCACGTCCAACGCCTACATGGTCACGGACACGTCGGTGCTGGCGGACACCTCGCAGAGCTTCGCCATCACCGGCTGGTTCCGGGTGGACGACGTCAACCGCCGGCAGGTGGCGGTGAGCCAGGACGGCACCGGTGAGCCCGGCTTCAGCCTCGGCGTCGACCAGGGGCTCTGGTTCTTCCGGATGCCGACGAACGACGTGATCAACCTCGGCGAGTGGAAGGTGACGTCGGCCGGGGTGACCACCGAGTGGACCTTCGTCACGGCGATCTTCGACGGCCCGAACAAGAAGATCTCCCTCCAGGTCGGCAACAACCCGGTCGCCGAGAGGGAGCGGCGTTCGCTGACCCGGGCCCGTGGTCCCCTCCAGCTCGGCCGCCACACCTACAAGGGCGGCGGGTACTCGGACTTCTGGAAGGGCGGCATGGCGGACGTCTCCGTGTTCGACCGGCCGATCGTGACCGAGGACTCGACCGGGCTGCAGAAGCAGCTGCTGAACCGCAAGGCGTACTGGCAGCTCAACACGCAGACCGCGGGCCAGAGTCCGGAGGTGGGCAACGGCTCACCGATGGTGCTCAGCCAGCCGAGTCTGCTGTTCCCGACGCCGACCCCGCTCCATCGGATGGTCGGGACGGGCCACCTCCGACTGGCGGGCGTTCCCGAACACTACGCCCAGTCGACAAGCGCTCTGGTCGACCCGACGGGCAGCTTCACCATCACGGCCCGGGTGAGGCTCACCAGCAGTTCCGTCAACCACGCCATGACCGCCTTCTCGATCAAGGGACCGAACAACAGCGCCGTCATCGTCCGGGCCAACAGTCAGGGCAAGTGGGAGCTGGCCGCGACCACGGACGACACGGCGGGCGCGGTCTTCCAGAAGAAGGAGACGGAGCGGGCCCCACGCCCGGTGGGCGCCGGTGACCACCTCGCCCTGGTCTACGACGGCTACACCCGCCAGCTCACCCTCTGGGTCGAGGGCGAGTCGACGGAGCTGGAACCCCTCACCGTGCCGTTCAAGCCCACCTCGATGTCGAGCATCCAGCTCGGCCGGGCCTTCCTGGGCGCGACGGCGGGTGAGCACCTGTCCGGAAACATCGACGAGGTTCGCGTCTATGACGGTGTCGCGGACAAGGTGAAGATCGACAAGCTCCGTCTGATCGGCGAGGCTCCGACCATCTGA
- a CDS encoding aldo/keto reductase — MDHDQPTVLLPGDVRMPLLGFGTWQATGQAGYDAVLAALDAGYRHIDTATMYGNEEEVGRAVKESGLRREDVFVTTKLPPERVGRERETIEASLRALGLEYVDLWLIHWPPSAPSDSIPMWRELLAARDENLTRAVGVSNYSTAQMDELIQATEENPAVNQIRWGPSLYDRRRHAEHRDRGIVLEGYSPFKTTDLSDPVLVRIAAAHDVSPAQVVLRWHIDHEIVVIPKSVTPDRIRANADVWTFSLTAEEMRDIDALGG, encoded by the coding sequence ATGGACCATGACCAGCCCACCGTCCTGCTTCCCGGCGACGTCCGGATGCCGCTGCTCGGTTTCGGCACCTGGCAGGCCACCGGCCAGGCCGGGTACGACGCCGTGCTGGCCGCCCTCGACGCCGGCTACCGGCACATCGACACGGCCACCATGTACGGCAACGAGGAGGAGGTGGGCCGGGCGGTCAAGGAGAGCGGGCTGCGTCGGGAGGACGTCTTCGTCACCACGAAGTTGCCGCCGGAGCGGGTGGGGCGGGAGCGGGAGACCATCGAGGCGAGCCTGCGCGCGCTCGGCCTGGAGTACGTCGACCTGTGGTTGATCCACTGGCCGCCGTCGGCGCCGTCGGACAGCATCCCGATGTGGCGGGAGCTGCTCGCCGCTCGGGACGAGAACCTGACCCGGGCGGTCGGGGTGAGCAACTACAGCACCGCCCAGATGGACGAGTTGATCCAGGCCACCGAGGAGAACCCGGCGGTCAACCAGATCCGGTGGGGCCCGTCGCTGTACGACCGGCGGCGGCACGCCGAGCACCGGGACCGGGGGATCGTGCTGGAGGGGTACAGCCCGTTCAAGACGACGGACCTGTCCGATCCGGTGCTGGTGCGGATCGCCGCCGCGCACGACGTGTCGCCGGCGCAGGTGGTGCTGCGGTGGCACATCGACCACGAAATCGTGGTCATCCCGAAATCGGTGACTCCGGACCGGATCAGGGCGAACGCCGATGTCTGGACCTTCTCGCTGACCGCGGAGGAGATGCGCGACATCGACGCGCTCGGTGGCTGA
- a CDS encoding threonine synthase, protein MYLTHLECPRCGREHDAGEPANLCGCGSPLLARYDLAAVAAAVTPERFGLRPADLWRYREVLPVADERHVTTLGEGWTPLWRAPAYGHEIGIPDLIVKDEGLTPTGSFKARGAAVGVSRARELGVRHIAMPTNGNAGAAWATYATRAGLDATIAMPLDAPTICRRECLAAGADLRLVDGLISDAGRWVAKLVADSGGTVFDAGTLREPYRLEGKKTMGYEIVEQLGWQVPDVIIYPTGGGVGLIGIHKAMHELRELGWVEDRLPRLVAVQSTGCAPIVRAFAAGEERATPWADARTVAFGITVPAPLGDELILDALRESSGTALAVDDAEILADLRDFAAREGLLLCPEGAACLTAARHLRAGGWIRAGERVVVLNTGAGLKYPETVDVSGVPLVEV, encoded by the coding sequence GTGTACCTGACCCACCTGGAGTGCCCACGTTGCGGCCGGGAGCACGACGCCGGCGAGCCGGCCAACCTCTGCGGCTGCGGCTCGCCGCTGCTGGCCCGCTACGACCTGGCCGCGGTGGCCGCGGCGGTCACTCCGGAGCGGTTCGGGCTGCGCCCGGCCGACCTGTGGCGCTACCGGGAGGTGCTGCCGGTCGCCGACGAGCGGCACGTCACCACGCTGGGCGAGGGCTGGACGCCGCTGTGGCGCGCCCCGGCGTACGGCCACGAGATCGGCATTCCGGACCTGATCGTCAAGGACGAGGGGCTGACGCCGACCGGGTCGTTCAAGGCGCGCGGGGCGGCGGTGGGCGTCAGCCGGGCCCGCGAGCTGGGCGTGCGGCACATCGCCATGCCGACAAACGGCAACGCGGGCGCGGCGTGGGCGACGTACGCGACGCGGGCGGGGCTGGACGCCACCATCGCGATGCCGCTGGACGCGCCGACCATCTGCCGGCGGGAGTGCCTGGCCGCCGGTGCGGACCTGCGCCTGGTGGACGGCCTGATCAGCGACGCCGGCCGGTGGGTGGCGAAGCTGGTCGCCGACTCCGGCGGCACGGTCTTCGACGCCGGCACGCTGCGCGAGCCGTACCGGCTGGAGGGCAAGAAGACCATGGGGTACGAGATCGTCGAGCAGCTCGGCTGGCAGGTGCCCGACGTGATCATCTACCCGACCGGCGGCGGGGTGGGGCTGATCGGCATCCACAAGGCGATGCACGAGCTGCGCGAGCTGGGCTGGGTCGAGGACCGGCTGCCCCGACTCGTCGCGGTGCAGTCCACCGGCTGCGCCCCGATCGTGCGCGCCTTCGCCGCCGGGGAGGAGCGGGCCACCCCGTGGGCGGACGCGCGCACCGTCGCCTTCGGGATCACCGTGCCGGCCCCGCTCGGTGACGAGCTGATCCTGGACGCGCTGCGGGAGAGCAGCGGCACCGCGCTCGCCGTCGACGACGCGGAGATCCTCGCCGACCTGCGGGACTTCGCCGCCCGGGAGGGGCTGCTGCTGTGCCCGGAGGGCGCGGCCTGCCTGACCGCCGCCCGGCATCTGCGGGCGGGCGGCTGGATCCGGGCCGGCGAGCGGGTGGTGGTGCTCAACACCGGCGCCGGGCTGAAGTACCCGGAGACGGTGGACGTCTCCGGTGTGCCGCTGGTCGAGGTCTGA